The genomic segment AGTCATAATTTGGGTTTTAGAATTTTAAACAGTTCAATTAGTcaatcaaataatattttttgacaattgGCAATTGGAAGAACTTAATTTTACACatcaaaaatcaaaaatatgttttttttagtttaggaTTCtggaaaaaataacacaaatcgTGTTATATGGTTTCTGGTACTGGGGTGATATTATACATCCATATTAATCTTATGCTCATTAATAAATAATGGTGAGCTGAAATCTATAGCTAATTTCATTGTATTCTTATGATCATCTTCATGTGTAATCATGCATAATATAATGATATATCAattcaaaaaaactacaaaaatgattaataatgaatacacatatacttatatatatttatacatatatcttCACATGCTGATCGAAAATTTTAATTGTGTGAGTGTGGGGGTgaccccgcgacccttgtgaggataaacggctcagaaaaaaatgactgatttgAATATAAATACCAGAAAATACATAGTGCTTTCACTGTGTTCtgttatttaaaatgatttcctGTAGTGGTGGGCAATAAAAGTGTTTGTCTGCTTGCCTCCTAGAACCCTCCCCCACGGGCCCCTTCTCTCCTTCTCCCCCCTGCGGCCTGACCGAGGTGCTATTGTCTGGTTTCCTGTGGCTGTGGAAGTTTGGCTCCTCTCGCGAGCATGCAAAAGGCGCACGCGCACCAGGGCAGTGCAAGCAAGCGAGGTAATCCCACAAGGAAAGGAAGCGCACGCACGACTGCAAAAAGAGTCCAGCAAAAAGAAGATCGTTTAGGTGAAGCGACACAAATGAAACGTGTTGTTTCATGGATCCCACATGAGAAGAGAAGGCCCGAGCCGGTCCGGTTTTTTAAGACCGGGCAAGTGCACTGAGACGTTAAATACATGGAGTTTATCTTGTGACAGCTGCTTCCCACTTGACATCGGCAACCGCAGAGGAGAGCTGTCATCATCCGGCCATCATTGTGAGTCTGTTTAGTATTCGTGTTGGACAAAAGAAAGAGTTTTATCTAGTATGCTCCTGTATTCCCATGCTGTTGTTCCTTATCACGTGATTGCcgattctttttaaaatttgcgTATTGAAAGATTCTCTTAAATAATCACCGAAGAAATTTAAAAGCACTGATTTATCATGGTCTAAtttcttaaatatatatccCGATGGCAGAAAAAGAATAACAATGCCAATTACAATTCAAAATCTCTATTTGGATGAATTTTAAGATGACAAAacacaaagtaaaacattttgatCCATATTAAAATTCTGTTTTAAATAGGCCAGATCCAACAAATAGTTTTGATGGTTTCTTTGATTCTGGATTAAGGTCTTGGTTATATGACCCAAGTCCAGGGGTGGCAAACACGTGGCTTttgagccacatgcggctccggGCCAAAataaatgtggctctttgtctCGTTTCATGTATCTCTCTCATCAAATCCAACAGGgcccatttaaaaacaaataatacattatattgAATGAAAAATTTGCAGATTGAATTTCTTTATGCAACCTATGATGTAATGTGTGGCccctttgactctcacagtttaaaaaaaaacgtgtgttTCTGTGTCTAACTTATTCCCCACCCCTGCCTTACTAACGTAGATTTTTAAGGATTGTTTTAGTCCATTTATTTCCACTAGATGCTCTCTCCAGTCAACAATTAATGGTATAATGTTCATATTAACACATGTTAAGTGCACCATTTATGAGTTAGGTTGCAGTATCAGtagtaaataacaaaaatattgcaTTAGCAACCTCTTCAGTCATGCCAACTAAAGATTCTAGCAAGAAGTCATACTTGAACTTCTCATTGTGTCCAACTTTTAACCTAAAATGAGAGGGAAGGCAACAGCTGGATGTACAAGATGAACTCAAGCCGCAAAGATCAGTGGATCCCAGGGGAACTAGCTGTTTCTGTCACTGTTGCTGTCCCATGGGGGGGTTGCGTGCAAGTGCAGCTGTCCATGACCTGTACATTGAAACCAAACACACATGTCGAAAGCTGTAATCTTTTTGCCAGCATTAGCCACATCCCGCTATGATATGCATCTGTATTTTTGTCATGCGCGCCATTGAAACAAACCACTGTTGTTTGCATGTATTTGTGTGAAAACTCGCACATGTTGGGTGTTTGTCTGCTTATATGGAGAAGTTCTTGGAGTGTGTGGACTTGGTGGTGATGAGTACAGTGTGGGCATTGTGAATGTCGACTTTAGCTTTCTGGGAGGCGTGTGAAAACGCCATAAAGATGTCACCGCAGCTGGCAGAGGATACTCCTGATGGACTGCGTGAGCTTACAACATTTCCTTTGTGGTGGATATAGTGTGAATCACATGCAAACTtgcgtgcattttttttatatacacagtaaacaAGACTCTGCTATGTATCTTATTTAATATCAAAAGAGTGAGGCTTGAATTCATCTCAATAAATTCCAGTTGTAGACATGCTAGTCATGATTTCAAATGTacaattttacaataaaaacgAATAAGAAATGTCAAGAAcacatttgcttttatttttgaccATAGAAATCAGCTGTAGTTATTTAATATCTGTATGCTTCATTGATTTTGATCAATGGAAACACTGATTTTATGAAACACCAATATTTTTTGGTAAGTTTCTTTTCATTCACAATGCTAAAATGTCACAAGCTCACACAACTAATAATGACTTTTTTCCGCTTTACCGCAGGAGCATCTGAGCAGCTCCACAATGGCTTGGAGAACGCTGGACAGGACGAGCTCCTGCTGACCCTTCCGATTTTCAAATACCTGCATCCTTtcctcaaaacaacaacattctgCTGTGATCCAGTTCCTCGGAACCCAACCCTCCCAAGTCACCATGGCAAGTTTGGTGCTTAATGAGACCGGGATGGAAAACTGCGGCATTGACGACTCCTTCAAGTACAATTTATATTCGGTGGTCTACAGCGTGGTCTTTGTGTTGGGCCTGATCACCAACTGTGCTGCGCTCTTTGTCTTCTGCTTCCGTATGAAGATGCGCAACGAGACGACAATGTTCATGACTAATTTAGCATTGTCTgatttagtatttgtttttacattgccATTTAAAGTCTTCTACAATGTTAACCGCCATTGGCCATTTGGAGATGGACTTTGTAAAGTTTCTGGGACAGCCTTCATCACTAACATCTATGGCAGCATGCTCTTCCTCACTTGCATCAGTGTTGACCGCTTTTTGGCAATAGTTTACCCTTTCCGTTCCCGTTCCATCCGCACGCGTAGAAACGCTGCAATGGTGTGTGCAGCTGTTTGGCTGACCATTGTAGGAGGAGGAATATCAGTCACCTTCTTCTCTACCATCAACAGCACAAATAGAGCCACAGCTTGTTTTGAAGGATTCTCCAAGAGTACCTGGAGGACTTACCTCTCCAGAATCACCATCTTTATTGAGGTGAGGCACATCTTTGTGCAGGATTTACTTCTACTTCTACCACTATACTGGCTTAGTGTGCTTCCCTTTCCCAAGTTCAAGTGGGTCAACAATGCTATTTGCAAGATATGGACAACAGAGATGGTGAAGGGAAAATTCCTTAAGTTCAGGAAACTATGGTAGAGATGTGTTAGACTACTGGAAGAATACATGGAAGGAGGCATCatttatatttcaaatataGCTTTTTATGACCTTTTTGACCAGGAAACATTTTGACATAATTTGATGATAGGTGTATAGATAAGATGAACTTAATAcaccataaaaatgtgaaaactatGTCAGTGTTGAAGTAGGAACAAAATTACATGCAGTTAGCAAATTCTAATTTGTATAACTTTATTAATGTTTAAATTTTAAGATGAATTATGAACTAGAAAGTGGCTTCTCCCTTTGAGGAATTGTTCTGTAATGATTGAATCTTTACCACTCCTTTTAAATAACTTTAAAGTGTTTATTTTGGATAAATCAGAACCAGATAATTCAAATATCCAAAAATTTCAACCCAAAAAGTACATTGAAAATTTTGAAAACATTGAATTATGCTTATGCTGATATCCTTTAGTCTGGGGGGAAAAATTAAGTTTGACCACCCTAAAAAGAAATTCCTCACCTGTGTATTCTTTTCCTAGATTGTGGGATTCCTCCTTCCCCTCTTGGCCAACTTGGTATGTTCCTCATTGGTTCTAAGAACCCTTCGTCGTCCAGTGACGGTTGGCCACGGCTGTGACAGCAAGAAACGAGTGTTGAGAATGATTCTCGTCCATCTCGCCATCTTCATCATCTGCTTTGTCCCTTTTAACTCTATCCTCTTCCTGTATGCCTTGGTGAGGACGCAGGCCTTGGCAAATTGCTCCGTGGAACGTTTTGCACGAACTCTCTACCCCATTACTCTTTGTCTGGCAAGTCTCAACTGCTGCTTAGACCCCGTGGTCTACTACTTTACTTCGGAGAGTTTCCAGAAGAGTTTTACCTTAGGGAGCAAAGGATCCGGTTCCCGCCCTGAAAGTATTCCTCGTAGTGACACCGAGGGCCAGGACCCAAACAATACACTCCCAAGAGACACGCACACTTTGACAAGGGATGGAAAAGACACTAAAGAATTAGAGAGTCAGTTCTAACAAGGTGAAGAACTGATGTGACCAAGGACTAAAAGGTTTTAAGAAACCATGCATTCAAAAAAAGTAAGGCAATCAATCATTGTTCGGTCTTGGATGTGGAAAATGCATAGCTCAGCAAGGTTTGTGGTAATTCTGTGAAAATATGATCTGGGCTTTTACCAATTAATCCATCACTTGGGAGCAAAATATTTGTTGATTTCAAGGTAACACTAAGAAGTTACACAAAGACTGGTATGGTGAGACTCTGGTGATCACAGACTGAAAGTTTGAATGACTCAGGTGTTAACACACGCCTTCATGCACTGGATTTTCTAatatattaatgtttttgtaaaactcaagcgtccccccccccccccccccccacgccaTGTTATTGTTTGAAGTTCAAGCTTGCAGTTGAATGTGTTTTATGACACAGTTTAGACAGGTTAAATCCAGCCAATctgttgagaaagaaaaaaatatgtctctTATGTTGACGTTTCGGGCCATTAAATGATTGTTCTAAGTTGCCCTCATTGctgaatttattattttgatcACATGCTGCTTGGTTTGTTAGTTTGGTCAAACCTACTGTGGACTGGCCTGGTTTGAACTTGCATAGCTGTTTGGCTGACTGTTTTTAGCAGACAGCAAGAGTTCTTTTTGGAAGTTGCGAGAGGCGGTTGGGTTCTAGTTGAGACTGTGGCTTGTTTGCTGTGTCACAGGCCAAATGCGTATTACGGCCGAAGCAATGGTCCATTGTTCACCTCTGAATGGGGTCTCTCTTTTCTAATCTGGCCTTAGACTGTAGATCTGCTCAAAGTCTCACAGCAATGTGTACACACTCCAAAGTACGGACGGCTAAACAGTGTTGACTAAATAATCACCCAAAAGTACAAATGAGAGGGTACAAAAACAACGAACAATTGAGTCAGCAGATCTTGGAGATGGAGTTTCCTATTCCTGAGACACCATAAATATACTTGCAATAGCCTTACAATTTTGATTTGATACTAAGTATTAGTTTTCAATTTGATGTTTCTGTGTCCAAAGTCAATTGAAGTTACAAATTCCCGTGTTTTGACCTTCTTGAGTTgaaaaaaattgttgttttgttggttGGAACTGATATATTATTGACCGGGGAACTGTCGGCATGGTGACTGTTGGCCAGTCAACTAGCTTTTATTGGAATATACACAAAGTAGCTGTGGTCCAGAGAGTAGCCAAGCAGTGACCCAGCCAATATCATTCAATAAGTGTAGCAATGTTTCCCAGACACTCACTTCAATAATAATCAGGCATTATGTCATATTCAAAATACATACAACATactgtgtgtatatttttgccAGCAGCATATTGAGACAGGAATTAATATAAGGTACATCTTGAGAGTGTCATGAGATATTTTTATACTATGGGCCATAACTCGAAAGTTGGAAAACCCCACAATATAGGATGTGCACACAAGCTGTGTTGTGTTACTTTGAACTTGCGTGTGAGCAGGTTGATGATGGAACTCCAAAGAGGCTACTGTAATCTGGACTGCTGCTTTTGTCTTTGGAACACAGCCAATCAAATTGTAAAGGTGTAAGGCAACGTAATACTGAAATATGTTGTTTCGTAGAAATGGACGTAGGTCTTTGACACTTATTGTTTATTGGATTGTGACTATTCTGATTCTGTTTGGTATTTTCCCAACCAAGATGAGTTACTATGGAGTAACTTTGATTTATATTGCTGGTACTATCAGCTTTAACCAGACGACCATAAAGTGTTTTGTTGTCGAAGGTCGGCAGTGGATATTGATGTCCAACATCACCATCTACACACCCCTCCTTCTTCTAATGGTGGTGATAAGCGAtcacaaaacattattttgtgtgatgGTGGGAACCTTATTAGTAAGAATTGATTAAATATGTTGCATTGAATCTGATATTTTGACATCCTGATTATagtttggataaaaaaatgacagaactgGGTTTTATAATGTGACTGGTTAGTGGCTTTAacgtttctctgggtactcaagtttcctcccaaaagtgtgtgtgaaaagctggttgaacactctgaatGCCCTGAGGTATGaggaaaatacaaatgaaatggGTTTATGCTTTCCATCATGAGGAAAAAAGTTGTTCAATGCTGACCTCTAGTGGacttaatacattcattcattttatggacctctttatcctcattaggattttCAGGGCAATAAAACACTTGGTATTACTTTCGAAAACAATTCCTTTATTTGCACAATGATGAGCAATcacatcattttttcttttttaatcaccAAACAAAGTGCGAGCAGTTTAATGGCTGTACAATTGTATTAAGTctgttattttaaaacatggGCATACACTGAAGAAACACCCTTCACATCCAATGATCTTACAGATAATGATGTTACTACACTCAAGATTGAGCTTTTGATTTGGTCCTAATGCCCAAAAGTCTTTGTTTGGCCAGATTGTTCTTTAAGATCATTGAGTTTATTAGTATAATGAAGCATTTAGTAGAAAAAGAAATACTTTCAATGTATGTGTTTATCAACAATACCCTTGTGAAGGATGTAACCGTTTATGTTTTACTGAAGGTTTTTTGGTAATGCATGCATTGCTATGAGAACTGACCACACACACATAGTCTCTAGGTCATGtgttttttatattacatttttatacgaCTGGTCTGGTCAAGGTCAGCCTTGAACTTCTTTTTCATCCGGCCTTGGTTGTTagttatttactgtatttttttttgtctctccttGGTTTTGGTAAGAACCAAACACGGCAAATTTTAATCTCAGGGTTAGTGTTGTCTGTCTTGAGCACAACACTACTTTCAGTCATGCATTTCTAACTTTAAAACAGAACAAGCTGTCACATTTGAAGGAAATTGAGGTAAGAATGCTTATTGCTTGTGCCTTTTTTGAGTCTTCTAAAGCAACATATTTTGATAAATCCAAAGCAAATTAGATATTTTGGAGGGGAATGGCTCATGTGCAACTTACAATTTCTTACCACTATTTTATGAcacaaataaaaatccaaaatatcatcaaaataaaatatacacctTAACATTAGGGATTTCTAACACAAATGTGGTTAAACTAACAGCTCGTATAGGGAGTTctattaaataaacaataatacaGTGGGACAGCATATACTTCAAGGAAGTAATGTCTGGTTTTGTACTCCTACTACTTCTACAATAACATTTCCATGGTGATGAGCGCTATTGTACCAACACATAACGTAACCCACAATAGTATACTACTGTACATTGCATGAGTGTACAAGCTGCTCTACAACTGTTTCTGAATGTGTGCTTACAGTGACGCTGTACTGTAAAACAACACCTAGATCTGCTGTAATAGAGATGGTAAAATACAGAAGCATAACAATGACTTTGGAGGAAGTTACTGGAACACAAAAGAGAAACCAAAAATGAAGCTATCTCATCTAATTGGAAAATGCAGCTTTTAGCACAAGACTAGCAGGATAATAGTTGAAATCTAAGACCAATAAATTTTGAAGGAAATATAGCAAAGGCAGAGGAGACTAAACAAGGAATGCAAAACCGAGTAAATACATCAGTAACTTCTCATtttatagtacagtggtacctcggcaTACGAGtcccccgacatacgagcaatttgggATACGAGTAGAATTTTTGATGTACGAGCAGATAGAGGACACTCATAAGAACATTTaggatacagtgttccctcggtcatcgcagttaatggggaccgggaccacccgcaataagtgaatttccgcgaagtagggattccccttcaagaatgcttaatttgaatttaatttaaaaaataaaaacacctctgtggtcctgggttcaaatccaagtgcatgcaaagattttcccaatattattcaggtaaatggaaaggaaaaaagtacaagtactacttctttctctcacagggtggtggcccagtgggtaagtcatcagtctcccacatctgtggtcctgggttcaattcccagtgcaggcaaagattttcccaatattattcaggtaaatgaaaaggataaaagtacaagtactacttctatctctcactgggtggtggcccagtggataagtcatcagtctcccacatctgtcgtcctgggttcaattcccagtgcaggcaaagattttcccaatattattcaggtaaatgaaaaggataaaagtacaagtaccacttctttctttcacagggtggtggcccagtggctaagtcatcagtctcccacatctgtggtcctgggttcaattcccagtgcaggcaaagattttcccacaattgttcagttaaaagaataaattcTAATGGCCAAGTGTTTAACTGAGtaagtgttcagtggtggatgaagcattttgtccaaaaaatgactaagtgtttcaccccatttccatggataaaacgtttcaacacccttgtataagtggggcacgagttggtgtagtgggttgcacactcgcctttgcacggagagaacgtgagttcgcttcccggtgtcggcggttgactgaccaagcaagcggtcgagggtcggccgaaggccgacccgagaacgccttgtgcacagacaggtccctccaacattcttccgaactgccgaaggcagttcggaatataaccttttactgaaaagtatgactaagtgtttaatataaattaaaaagtttttttttcccacttgtgccattttccagactacatggtgtagtgatcagccaaacgacgaCAGCGGGGATCGAACCtgggtctcccagacgggagtccagtgatctaacctctacgccacccTAGTGACTACAGTTTcctctgtaatcatttcagtgtcttgccaagaagtacacagaaacaactaagtgaaaatgtgtccaggccgggaattgaacccaggtctcccgaacgggagtccggtgaacaaacctctgcgccaccaagtgattACACCttcctctgtaatcatttgagtgtctttccaagaagtacacagaaacaactaagtgaaaaaatgtcccaaccagaaattgaacccaggtctcccaggcaggagtccagtgaacaaacccctgcgccaccaagtgactacactttcctttgtaatcatttgagtgttttgacaagaagtacacagaaacaactaagtgaaaatgtttcccaaccaggatttgaaccccagtctcccacatgggagtcaggtgaacaaacctctaagccacaaatatatataaatacatatatatataaatatttatatacatccatatgtaagtatataaatatatatatatatatatagttaataGATAGCGAAATaggacaaataaaacatttttatccaatccaatatcctatttttggtgttttttcagatggtttgaattaattaatttgtttttagttcatttctatgggaaacgtttgtttgagttacaagaaaatcaaaaTACGACCTCAATCCCGGAACAAaataagctcgtatctcgaggtaccactgtaaatacTTCAGTAACTTCTCATTTTATAGTAGTTTTCTCTGTCGCCTATTCATCTACCCCTGGCTCTGTCAGTCAGACTCTTCGCCATCCCTCTACATCCCATTACACCTTACAGATTCGAGTCTCGGTCACAAACTTGTTTTCAAAGTGATGGAAGGTGAAGCACTCTTCTGCAGCGCGCTTTTGAATACCTCCacctaaaaaaacagattgaaaaGTTGGGTTGAAGAGCCGTATTGTAATCTTAAAACTAATATGTTTAAAGGAAAAGGTGTATGCATACCTGGTAGGTTTGCACGGCGCTCCATTCTGTACGTTTCCTTTCCGGTGCACAGTCTACGGATATAGAAACCCAAAGGCTTGATGTCCTCAATGCGCTCAGTTACCACTAGGTCCTCTTGCACTAGGTAGCTGCGGTATGAGCCAGACTAGGACAGGTTGAAGGATATTGGATTACTTATTGATAGGTAAAATTGTATGACATTAGATAGTTATTTCACCAGATGTATTGAATTTATACAATGTGTTATTCTTAATCCctagatttgtattttttttttaacctaggGGAAGTCAGTGTAGTTTTCATGTTGTCATTGTGCTCACCATCAACTGCGAGAAGAGGTCAATGAGATCTTGGGGAGGCAGCACAACAGATGTGTTCAGTGGAATCACAAAGCAAGTCCTCAAGGTTAAGTCCAGATATGCAGTAAGCTTCTACTGATACAAAAAGCAATAAGGAAAACATTCGAAATTGAACTTGTCTTTTGGTAATGTGAGAAGCAAGCCTCCCTCACCCTGTTGAAGTCATGGAGGATGTAGGCAGGGTCTCCAGCCCTGAAACGGGGAGGTGGGACGCTGATAACGGCCATGCTGTCAGAAATTTCGACCTCTTCCTCAACGCGTGGGAGATAGTACGGCTGTCTCTCTGCACCACCAGAGGTTGACATGTCACTATACTGCATGGTGCCGTGATAGAGCCTCTGAAAGACAGGAGAGAAGAGAAAAATTACCATCTCCACAAAACCTCAGTGGCTTTTATCAGGGTTAATTAGAATGTACTTATAAAATTCAAAAAGTATTCCCTATAGAAATTGTGCAGACTGTGTATATTCTGCATTAATTTGgttggttttttttatgaaacactCCTTGTCAAAAATGGATTATGATGAAACATAAGAAGCTCAGCCAGTCTTGCTAGTTGAAATGAAGGGGCAACAAGTTTAATGTACTCCTTTGAGAAATCTTATTTTCTGTTCTGTGCGATCTGTAATTAGTCCACTAGAGGGAACCAAAGCACACATAATAAAGTTAAACAGAACAAATTCGTGTTGATCAGTCCCCTTTTCATAAATGTATTGGGAAAACAGCTAAATTGtgcaataaacaataaaattaaCCACATGTAATTAAATTTAATTGATCACCGTAAAAATAATGGGTGCTAGATGAAGGCCAATGAGTTTGTGTACCTTTTGCATCAATTAAAAAGTGCATAACAAATCTTGTAACGAAAGATTCCAAACGTACAGATGGTCCAAAGACTATTATTTGTCGCAAACAAACGACCATCTAAAGAAAAGTGGAAATACAGTAGACAGAAAGGTATATCTCCATTTTACCTTGGGTGTAAAATATCGATAGAGACAAGCTCCCCCAACGATGAGTCCACTAAG from the Stigmatopora nigra isolate UIUO_SnigA chromosome 14, RoL_Snig_1.1, whole genome shotgun sequence genome contains:
- the lpar4 gene encoding lysophosphatidic acid receptor 4; the protein is MASLVLNETGMENCGIDDSFKYNLYSVVYSVVFVLGLITNCAALFVFCFRMKMRNETTMFMTNLALSDLVFVFTLPFKVFYNVNRHWPFGDGLCKVSGTAFITNIYGSMLFLTCISVDRFLAIVYPFRSRSIRTRRNAAMVCAAVWLTIVGGGISVTFFSTINSTNRATACFEGFSKSTWRTYLSRITIFIEIVGFLLPLLANLVCSSLVLRTLRRPVTVGHGCDSKKRVLRMILVHLAIFIICFVPFNSILFLYALVRTQALANCSVERFARTLYPITLCLASLNCCLDPVVYYFTSESFQKSFTLGSKGSGSRPESIPRSDTEGQDPNNTLPRDTHTLTRDGKDTKELESQF
- the LOC144207046 gene encoding integral membrane protein 2A-like: MVKIAFNPALAQKTLIKEPVVKDPELGTAPVGIAGSTGRCLVTLLGIAFILSGLIVGGACLYRYFTPKRLYHGTMQYSDMSTSGGAERQPYYLPRVEEEVEISDSMAVISVPPPRFRAGDPAYILHDFNRKLTAYLDLTLRTCFVIPLNTSVVLPPQDLIDLFSQLMSGSYRSYLVQEDLVVTERIEDIKPLGFYIRRLCTGKETYRMERRANLPGGGIQKRAAEECFTFHHFENKFVTETRICKV